The DNA window TTTTCTATTTCGTCTTCCTGGAATGGCAAACTCTCTTGTTGGGGAGAAAAACTtgtcaaaaatacaaaaataaggtgaaaaaatatagcaaatAGTTAGATTTTAAAATTAAttattactagagagagagagagagagagagagagagagagagagatgggttttAAAGAGGCTGagtggattgagagagagagagagagagagagagaatagttccGTAATGAACAtctggatagagagagagagagagagagagagagacgaacaagaacaagaagaaatagaagaagacttggaaaaagagaaagggatgggaaaacacgagagagagagagagagagagagagagagagagaggcgtcaccctccctcccctgacTGTCTGGAATGGCCTCTCCCAGTACCAGCATGGCCGCTCAGcacttcccaacacacacaccgctactTCACGCGCCTCCACATTTCACCATTTCCCGGGCGTTCCAGGGGCGTGTCAACCTCCGTAAGGTAGGACGAGGGCGTGGGGGGTGTCCTGCCTGCtgtgcgtgggcgtgggcgtgtctAGCGGGCGTGGGGAGGTGAAAAACAAGGGTTATATTAGCTGGGCGTGCGCTGTGGCCAGACAAGGTGGGCGGGAGTTTAGCTGGTTTCCCgcgatttttattttctttcgttcgtatttcctttatttatcgttccttctccttctcctttcattcgtaGAGAGATTAACCCTTTACCTACCTCCCCACAAATTGGTTTCCCCATAGGTAGAGGGGAAACTgcatttttccccattttttcccCCATCACTCGCTCGAAATTATATTACTCTGGCATCTGGACCCCGCTAAAGTGACCATCCACCCAGACACACCCTGCACACAGCCTCTACAGCCTATGCCTATTAGTTTTCGTAGGCCTAGGGTGGTGTATAGGCGCGTGCTGGTGTGGGGTGGTGTGGACGTGGGCTGGTGTGGGTGTAGGGCGTGGGGTGGGATGGGATTTGGGTGTGGGTTGTGGGTGAGTGGGTTTGTATATCGGGGTTCTttcaaattcttcttcttctttttgttcctcctcctcctcctcctcctcctcctcctcctcctcttcctcctctcctccttcctcctcctcctcctcctcgtcaccttTAATTTAGCGAATTTAATTTagcgattattattattattattattattattattattattatttttgttgttgttgttgttgttgttgttggtggtggtggtggtggtggtggtgatgtcatattctctctctctctctctctctctctctctctctctctctctctctctctctctctctctctctctctctctctcgtttatttttcattctctcttgtttctctaatttagtttattttctcctcctcctcctcctcctcctcctcctcctcctcctcctcctcctcctcctcctcctcctccactaaattcctttcctttctcttctttacttttccttcttcttcttcttcttcttcttcttcttcttcttcttcttcttcttcctcctccttatcatcttcatcttcccttttccctctttttccttcttcctcctcttcctcttcttttttccccctctcaatgttatctcctcctcctcctcctcctcctcctcctcctcctcctcctcctcctcctcctcttcccatatgTGTCAAAAGTGAATAgattggagggaaaaaatgtgactctctctctctctctctctctctctctctctctctctctctctctctctctctctctctctctctctctctctctctctctctctctatccaagTGAATAGGTTTGTGAGTGagtcaacctctctctctctctctctctctctctctctctctctctctctctctctctctctctctctctctctctctgtccatatatttgggtttgagagagagagtgaacagacagacagtgagtgagagtgagtcaaactttctattctctctctctctctctctctctctctctctctctctctctctctctctctctctctctctcttcataacattccttcacattttttctttcccattattcctcctcctcctcctcctcctcctcctcctcctcctcctcctcctcctcctccgtatcaTTAGGTGGAGTGACAACATGGCGCCAATTTGTTTACATGTCCGCCATCTTGCtactcccaccacacccactaaatcctcgtttttctcttaattaaccCTCTAAATCACCCTTATTGGCATTAGCATTGAGTATAGCATTATTCTCCACCCTTCTATTGCCTCTTGGGTCGGTTTTCCTATGTATTAAAGCAGGAAATTGGGTTTTATTGAAGGGGTATTAATAGCTGGCTCGTGATTGGTGGGTTGAGTTATGACGTCACTTTGTTGACATTAATGAGCTTCCTGATTGGTCGGCTCGGAGTGTTGCCATTTTGagggtattgttttttttttattattgttgttacttattatttcgtggtgtgtgtgtgtgtgtgtgtgtgtgtgtgtgtgtgtgtgtgtgtgtgtgtgtgtgtgtgtgtcagtcatgtGTACATCATCTGCAGTCATGTATGTAgtatcacgcacacacacacacacacacacacacacacactattgttattgttagttgtagtagtagtagtagtagtagtagtagtagtagtcctcctcctcctcctcttcttcttctacttcttcttcttcttcttcttcttcttcttttcctcctcctcctcctcctcttcctcctcctcctcctcctcctcctcctcctcctcctcctcctcctcctcctcctcctcctcctcctcctcctcctcctcctccttcaatgaggaggaggaggaagtaagagagatagagagatgacTCACTTTAATTAGAGATAATTAGAATAtctcaccagagagagagagagagagagagagagagaggacctgcTCTAATGGAAGTACAAAAGAtaatccccctctctctctctctctctctctctctctctctctctctctctctctctctctctctcccaggaagTGGATTGGTTACCTCTGGCATTTATTAAATATTGAAGCCACATCGCCGCCATCTtggtctgcctcctcctcctcctcctcctcctcctcctcctcctcttcttttttttcttttcttgttcttgttagtggttgttcttctttttcttcttcctcttcttccctctcttcttcttcttttcttcttcttcttcttcttcttcttcttcttcttcttcttcctcttcttcaatcatatactactatcactgtgtgtgtgtgtgtgtgtgtgtgtgtgtgtgtgtgtgtgtgtgtgtgtgtgtgtgtgtgtgtccctttaagaaaagaaggatatactcaaagggacacacacacacacacacacacacacacagagagagagagagagagagagagaaagtaattttatttatgtatattttacctcagcatatctcctcctcctcctcctcctcctcctcctcctcctcctcctcctcctcctcctcctcctcctcctcctcctcctcctcctcctcctcctcctttcttcctttcccttttcctcccctcttgcaaaatactttaaaataaccacgagagagagagagagagagagagagagagagtttagtctttgtagtttattttttttttctctcattttcttatttaaggcgtgtgtgtgtgtgtgtgtgtgtgtgtgtgtgtgtgtgtgtgtgtgtgtgtgtgtgtgtgtgtgtgtgtgtgtgtgtgtgtgtgtgtgtgtgtgtgtgtgtgtgtgtgtgtgtgtgtgggcggtggTATGTAGGTcttgcagatgtgtgtgtgtgtgcgtgtgtgttcagctatgtatgtgtgcatgtatgaaagtaattctctctctctctctctctctctctctctctctctctctctctctctctctctctctctctctctctctctctctctctcttcttccttccttccttcatttgtaccaccaccaccaccaccaccaccaccaccaccaccactactactactactactactactactactactactactactactactattactactgctgcgtCACGTTTTATTAATACTGCAAACtctctgcagtgtgtgtgtgtgtgtgtgtgtgtgtgtgtgtgtgtgtgtgtgtgtgtgtgtgtgtgtgtgtgtgtgttctttaaatCATTTCTTTAACTATccaattaattttctttattttatttttcttatttttcctactactactactactactactactactactactactactactactactactactactactatcatgatGGTCAGTAAAGACAAGGAAACGAGAGCAAAGGGAGAgataaaacattctctctctctctctctctctctctctctctctctctctctctctctctctctctctctctctctctctctctctctctctctctctctcgttgcaggTGAGAGGGATAgatgatatttctctctctctctctctctctctctctctctctctctctctctctctctctctctctctctctctctctctctctctctctctctctcttagcatggattttgttgttgttgttgttgttgttgttgttgttgttgttgttgttgttgttgttgttgttctcctcctcctcctctcctcctcctcctcctcctcctcctcctcctcctcctcctcctcctcctcctcctcctcctcctccttccttcaatttcctctccaatctctcccttccctatcttcccttccttcctggccCCCCCTCGTCCCATCCTTCTACGCCCCCTCTTCACCTGTCCGACCCCAGTCCCCCCCCTAGTCTTTACCTGCGCTTCCCCCGCCCCCCCTTCTATAATTTAGCGTGGCTCCGGGGTGGCGCCGCGCCCTTGGGtcaatatcgtgtgtgtgtgtgtgtgtgtgtgtgtgtgtgtgtgtgtgtgtgtgtgtgtgtgtgtgtgttgcgtgcagACAGGTGGGCGCCGCCTGCGTTTGTTTGGGGTAAAGTgaccttgtgtttgtgtgtgtgtgtgtgtgtgtgagagagagagagagagagtatcccaCAGCTGCCACCAGTTTTATCGGGAATGTGACTTACTTAAtgccgctgctgctggtggtggtggtggtggtggtggtggtggtggtggtggtggtggtggtggtggtggtggtggtggtggtggtggtggtggtggtggtggtggaggtgctggtgcTTTTATTGGAAATTGGAAATCACTTCTACGTGTATTATGATTagtctcaccacacacacacacacacacacacacacacacacacacacacacacacacacacacacacacacacacacacaggggacacacacacacacacacacacacacacacacacacacacacacacacacacacacacacacacacacacacacacacacacacacacacacacacaccggggacACAGGTGGTGCATAGAGGCTACAGGTGTGGCGCGTGACGTCTTTATTGAGAGTGTACGTACAGGTGTGCCAGAGTGTGTGGCGGGGCGGGCCTGGGGTGACTCATGGCGCCTTGGGTGGCTGGGGCTGGGGCGGTGCTTGCTGCTGGGTGGCGGGGGCGCCGTTTGGCTGCTTCATGAAGGCGGGCATGGCCCCGAGGGGCGGCGGTGTGTTGAACTTGGGCCCTTGTGTTGCGGGGGCAGTGCCCCCTGCCTGGCCGAAGATGGAGCCCAGACCGGCGCCCGGGGCTGCGGCGGGGCCCTGGCCAGGGGGGGAAAAGAGTCCTGGAGCGGGGCTGGCGGGCATGACTTGGGGCGCCTGTGGGGCTGCTGGGGTAGTCATGGGCATGAAGGGCGGCACCTCAGGGGCGGGGGTGGCGGCAGGGGCCTGGGGCGCCATGGGGGTGAATGATGGGCCCAGGGGGGACATGAAGGAGGCGGGGAAGAGTGGCTGCGTGGTTGCCATACCCCCTGGGGGAGCGCCGGCCCCCGCTGGCATGGCGGGGGGCTGTGGGAAGTTGGTGGGTGCTTGGTGGGCTGCCTGAGGCTGGGGTGCGAGGGGCACGCCCGCTGCCTTGGGGCTGGTGGGAGGCGCAAGTGGTGTGCGCGGGGCTGCCGGGGCTAGGGCTGGTGCTGGGGCTGCCGGGGCTGGGGCTGGTGCTGGGGCTGCCGGGGCTGGGGCTGGTGCTGGGGCTGCCAGGGGCTGGGGCTGGTGCTGGGGCTGCCGGGGCTGGGGCTGGTGCTGGGGCTGCCGGGGCTGGGGCTGGTGCTGGGGCTGCCGGGGCTagggctggtgctggtgctggggcTGGGGCTGGAACTGGTGATGCAGGGGTTGGGGGCCTGTGCTGGTGATGACGGGGCCTTTGTTGGGGCTGGCGTCACTGGTGGGGGGGCGGGGCTGACTGGTGTCTTGGACGGGGCTGGGACTGGGGCTGGGGCAGGTGGTGTAAGCGGCGTTTGGGCCTGTGCTGGCGCTGGGGCGGGGGCAGGGGCTTGGGCTGGCGCTGGCGCTGGGGCTGGAGCTGGTGCCTTGGCTGGGGCtggggcaggggcaggggctGGGGCTGGCGCTGGGGCTGGAGCTGGGGCCTTGGCTGGGGCTGGGGCAGGGGCTGGGACTGGAGCTGGAGCTGGGGCCTTGGCTGGGGCTGGCGCTGGGGCAGGGGCTGGGGCTGGAGCTGGGGCAGGGGCTGGGGCTGGCTGGGGCTGGGGCAGGGGCTGGGGCGCTTGGGCTGGGGCTTGGCTGGGGCTGGGGCTGGGGCAGGGGCTGGGGCTGGGCTGGGGCTGGAGCTGGGGCCTTGGCTGGGGCAGGGGCGCTGGGGCAGGGGCTGGGGCTGGCGCTGGGGCTGGGGCTGGGGCTGGGGCCTTGGCTGGGGCTGGCGCTGGGGGGGCTGGGGGGCAGGGGCTGTGGCTGGCGctggggctggggctggagcTGGGGCCTTGGCTGGGGCTGGCGCTGGGGCAGGGGCTGTGGCTGGCGCTGGGGCTGGGGCTGGGGGGCTGGGGCCTGGGGCAGGGGCTGGGACTGGAGCTGGGGCAGGGGCTGTGGCTGGCGctggggctggggctggagcTGGGGCCTTGGCTGGGGCTGGGACTGGTTGGGTTGGGGCAGCTTGTGTTGGCGCTGGGGCTGGAGCAGGGGTAGCGAttggggctggggctggagcGGGTGTTTTTACAGGTGCTGGGGCTGGTGCTGGTGGGGCTGCCTCAGGGGTCTTGGGGGCTGGGGCTGGGGCGGCAGGTTtgggtgttgctgctggtgctggtggggcTGCTTCGGGGGTCTTCGGGGCTGGGGCTGGGgctggtgcaggtgtggcagGAGCTGGGGCTGGTGCTGGTGCCTCCGGGGTTTTGGGGGCTGGTGATGCTGGTGCAGGGGCTGGAGCTGGTGCCTCCGGGGTCTTAGGAGCTGCTGGTGGTGTCGCTGAGGCTGGTGCAGGGGCTGGGGCTGGTGCAGGGGCGGGGGCTGGTGCTGGGGTGTCGCTGGGGCTGGTGCAGGTGCGGGCTGAGGTGTGGTGGGCGGGTCAGCCTTGCCCTTCTTGGCCTTGGGTTTCTTGGCGTCAGTGTTTGGGCAGTGCGGGGCCTTCACCTCACCCTGGACACCCTCACCAGGCTTGGCAGGCTCAGGCTTCTTGTCTTCAGTCTTTGCAGGCTCAGCCTTCACCTCACCAGGCTTGGCGGGCTCGGCCTTGGCAGGGGCAGGCTTTGCGGGCTCGGCCTTGGCAGGGGCAGGCTTGGCGGGCTCGGCCTTGGCAGGGGCAGGCTTGGCGGGCTCGGGCTTCACCTCTGCCTTGGGCGCCTCAGCCTTGGGGGCGTCAGGCTTCTTGGCGGGCTCAGCCTTGGGTGCTTCAGCCTTGCCCTTCTTGGGCGGCGGCTTGGCTGCTTCGGGCTTCTTCTCCTCAGGCTTGGCAGCTTCACCCTTCTTGGGGGCTTCAGGTTTGGCAGCCTCGGCCTTCTTGGGGGCTTCAGGCTTGGTAGTTTCACCCTTCTTGGGGCCTTCGGGCTTGGCAGCCTCACCCTTCTTCGGGGCTTCAGGCTTAGCAGCCTCACCCTTCTTGGGGGCTTCAGGCTTGGCAACCTCGGCCTTTGGGGCCTCAGCCTTGCCCTTCTTGCCCCCAGCTTTGGGAGCCTCAGGCTTGCCCTCAGGCTTGGGTGGAGCGGGGGCGTCAGGTTTGGCGGGGGCTGGGACGTCCTTCTTGCCTGTCTTCTTAGCGTCAGGCTGTGGCGCGGGTGCGTCAGGCTGGGGCTGGGTCTGGGTGGCGTCAGGCTGTGGTGCGAGGGGCTGCTtgggcttcctcctcctgtggcggGGCTTCTTGGCCTTGGGCGCCTCAGCCTCGGGTTTAGGGGCGAGAGGGGCGGGCTTGGGGGCGCcgccctcctgctgctgcttctgcttctgcctcAGTCTGCGCCGCTGGTTGCGTGTCAGGGGCGGGTTGTCAGGCTGTGGGCGGCGACACTGTTACGAAgggctgctactactactactactactactactactactactactactactactactaccaccattcatAAGCGACAACACGTGACCGCCACATGTACCACAAAGAAAACGGGTCTCTATAGGcaaccccgccaccaccaccaccaccaccaccaccacgcaccacagaaaacgggaaCCTTGCATGGGAGACTGTGTTGGGGCTGGGGCTGGGGCTGGGAGGCTGAGAGTTGCCTAGCGGGAATATTGCTGTAATTAATGTGGAGGTCTGAAttaatattatttcatttatattgacTGGAATGActggaaaaaacgaaaaatcaaGGCTAAAAAACGAACAAATATCACAGAAAACGAACAAATATCACAGAAAACGAACAAATATCACAGAAAACGGACCAATatcacaaaaaaacagaaatttGAAAGGGACACTaaactaaataagaaaatattagtaaaaataaataaaaaaggtaaagacatcaaagaaaacggaggcttAACAGAAAACCGACCATTTTAAGGGGACACTACACCaaacccactactactactactactactactactactactactactactactactactactactactacttactgtaACATTGTACCACCATTCCTGTTTGAGCTGGTCCTCCTTGTATTCCTGAAGGCCGTTCTCGAAGGCGCTCCAGGCCCCCTCGCCCTTCCCGGCTGGCatcgtggctctctctctctctctctctctctctctctctctctctctctctctctctctctctctctctctctctctcgtctcgtctcgtctctggGGGATGTCTCTGGAAATTTGAATTGTTGTGGTTaagagtagttgtagttgttgttgttgttgttactactactactactactactactactactactactactactgctattgttatttttattattattattattattattattattattattgttatttttactactactactactactactactactacgaatgttcttgcagagagagagagagagagagagagagagagtgaaattaAAAATACCACGTTAAAAATGTGGTCTCCGttggtgcctctctctctctctctctctctctctctctctctctctctctctctctctctctctctctctttcacacacacacacacacacacacacacttttaatctttcaaaacaaataacagataaatgagagagagagagagagagagagagagagagagagagagagagagagagagcaaataggaAGGTGTGCAAGTAGAGTGAGGTGCCAAGtacaggtaggaggaggaggaggaggaggaggaggaggaggaggaggaggaggaggtggcaagaagaggaaggacatcacatgtagagagagagagagagagagagagagagagagagagagagagagagaggggatcagGCGCCAGACTAGTCACAAATagcacgttctctctctctctctctctctctctctctctctctctctctctgtaacaaaaaaagcatcaacaacaacaacaactactactactactactactactactactactactactactactactactactactactactactactactaccaccaccaccacttttccattccatttttAGACAAGAGCTCaggcattcttcctcctcctcctcctcctcctcctcctcctcctcctcctcttcttcctcctcttcctcctcctcctcctcctcctcaatttgaATTTAAtcatttatagtagtagtagtagtagtagtagtagtagtagtggtggtggtagtggtagtagtagtagtagtggtggtggtggtggtggtggtggtagtagtagtagtagtagtagtagtagtagtagtggtggtggtggtggtggtagtagtagtagtagtagtagtagtagtggtggtagtagtggtagttatggtggtagtagtagtagtagtagtagtagtagtagtagtagtagtagtagtagtagtagtagtaacaacaataccacgttactgctactactactactactactactactactactactactactactactactactactactactactactaccaccaccaccaccattattattattattattattattattatcacttcactttcattttctatctttcttttttttctttttcatttttcattttctttaattttctttaattttcacacaaatcactttttttcatataaattcACTaatctgaaagaaaaataactctctctctctctctctctctctctctctctctctctctctctctctctctctctctctctctctctctctctctctctctctcgctttctcactcactttagAGATAGATGGacactctttccctctctctctctctctctgggcgccgagtgagcgagagagagagagtctgttatATACGTCTCCTTGGtgggggacagagagagagagagagagagagagagagagagagagtgacttggCTGGGCATGtagtacttctctctctctctctctctctctctctctctctctctctctctctctctctctctctctctctctctctctctctctctctctctctccttttctctaatCAAGTTTGACTCCTTCCTCagatttccttccctctctctctctctctctctctctctctctctctctctctctctctctctctctctctctctctctctctctctctctctctctctctctctctctctctggattgtgtgattttcgtctctctctctctctctctctctctctctctctctctctctctctctctctctctctctctctctctctctctctctctctctctctctctctctctctctctctctctctctctctctctctctctctctctctctctctctctctctctctctctctctactctctctctctctctctctctctctctctctctcttgtgtacactgtgtgtgtgtgtgtgtgtgtgtgtgtgtgtgtgtgtgtgtgtgttttgttactatgttccgtgtgtgtgtgtgtgtttgtgtgttttatctatctatctgtttatctgtgtgtgtgtctgagagagagagagagagagagagagaggatcagtgTGTGGTCTTAGCaacaaaactagagagagagagagagagagtacatacttgaggaattaaaatagcattaaatataaataataataataataataataataaaaaaataataataaaataaaaataataataataaaaataataataaaataaaaataataataaaaataataataataataataaataataataataataaggttaGTGTGGTATATTCCCATTCCAGgccatttttttgtcattccaggccatttttttgtcattccaggccattttttgtcattccaggccattttttgtcattccaggccattttttttgtcattccagACCATTTTTTGTCATCCCAGGTAATTTTTTGTCATTCCAGgccattttt is part of the Portunus trituberculatus isolate SZX2019 chromosome 2, ASM1759143v1, whole genome shotgun sequence genome and encodes:
- the LOC123505580 gene encoding protein PELPK1-like isoform X2, coding for MPAGKGEGAWSAFENGLQEYKEDQLKQEWWYNVTPDNPPLTRNQRRRLRQKQKQQQEGGAPKPAPLAPKPEAEAPKAKKPRHRRRKPKQPLAPQPDATQTQPQPDAPAPQPDAKKTGKKDVPAPAKPDAPAPPKPEGKPEAPKAGGKKGKAEAPKAEVAKPEAPKKGEAAKPEAPKKGEAAKPEGPKKGETTKPEAPKKAEAAKPEAPKKGEAAKPEEKKPEAAKPPPKKGKAEAPKAEPAKKPDAPKAEAPKAEVKPEPAKPAPAKAEPAKPAPAKAEPAKPGEVKAEPAKTEDKKPEPAKPGEGVQGEVKAPHCPNTDAKKPKAKKGKADPPTTPQPAPAPAPATPQHQPPPLHQPQPLHQPQRHHQQLLRPRRHQLQPLHQHHQPPKPRRHQHQPQLLPHLHQPQPQPRRPPKQPHQHQQQHPNLPPQPQPPRPLRQPHQHQPQHL
- the LOC123505580 gene encoding skin secretory protein xP2-like isoform X3: MPAGKGEGAWSAFENGLQEYKEDQLKQEWWYNVTPDNPPLTRNQRRRLRQKQKQQQEGGAPKPAPLAPKPEAEAPKAKKPRHRRRKPKQPLAPQPDATQTQPQPDAPAPQPDAKKTGKKDVPAPAKPDAPAPPKPEGKPEAPKAGGKKGKAEAPKAEVAKPEAPKKGEAAKPEAPKKGEAAKPEGPKKGETTKPEAPKKAEAAKPEAPKKGEAAKPEEKKPEAAKPPPKKGKAEAPKAEPAKKPDAPKAEAPKAEVKPEPAKPAPAKAEPAKPGEVKAEPAKTEDKKPEPAKPGEGVQGEVKAPHCPNTDAKKPKAKKGKADPPTTPQPAPAPAPATPQHQPPPLHQPQPLHQPQRHHQQLLRPRRHQLQPLHQHHQPPKPRRHQHQPQLLPHLHQPQPQPRRPPKQPHQHQQQHPNLPPQPQPPRPLRQPHQHQPQHL
- the LOC123505580 gene encoding pollen-specific leucine-rich repeat extensin-like protein 1 isoform X1 encodes the protein MPAGKGEGAWSAFENGLQEYKEDQLKQEWWYNVTPDNPPLTRNQRRRLRQKQKQQQEGGAPKPAPLAPKPEAEAPKAKKPRHRRRKPKQPLAPQPDATQTQPQPDAPAPQPDAKKTGKKDVPAPAKPDAPAPPKPEGKPEAPKAGGKKGKAEAPKAEVAKPEAPKKGEAAKPEAPKKGEAAKPEGPKKGETTKPEAPKKAEAAKPEAPKKGEAAKPEEKKPEAAKPPPKKGKAEAPKAEPAKKPDAPKAEAPKAEVKPEPAKPAPAKAEPAKPAPAKAEPAKPAPAKAEPAKPGEVKAEPAKTEDKKPEPAKPGEGVQGEVKAPHCPNTDAKKPKAKKGKADPPTTPQPAPAPAPATPQHQPPPLHQPQPLHQPQRHHQQLLRPRRHQLQPLHQHHQPPKPRRHQHQPQLLPHLHQPQPQPRRPPKQPHQHQQQHPNLPPQPQPPRPLRQPHQHQPQHL